The window TCACCAACAAGCAGGTGGCCTTTATCGTGGAAAGCGTCAACGCCGCCTTGGGCACCCGCTTGAGCCCGGATTTCTGGCAGGTGCTTGGGGAAGGGGTCTTGCGTCTGGAGCACCGTTTCAACCACCAAGCGGGCTTTACCCACGAGGACGACCGCCTGCCCGCCTTCTTCTACGAGGAGCCGGTGCCCCCCAAGGGGTACACGGCCCGTTTCCGCCCGGAGGACCTCTCCCCCCTCTACGCCCGGCTTCACGGGGAGGGTTAGCCCGTGGGGGAAAAGCCCCTTTGGGAAGCCGCCTTCGCCGGGCTTTCCCCCCTGGCCTTCTACGGGGGGGTGGGCCTTTTGCTCGGGGCCTGGGCTTTCGGGGAGGCCCCGGGGTGGGTGTGGCTCTTCCTTTACCCCTGGTGGCGGCTTCGCCAGGGGTGGCGGGCCTCCCTTTACCCGGAGCGCCTCGTCCTAAAGCCCCCCTTGGGCCTGGCTCGGGCCGTGCCCTTGGAGCGGGTGGAAGGCGTGGAGGTGGGCTTTTGGCCTGCTGGGCCTTTGGCAAGGGGAAGAAGGGCCCTTTTCCTCCTCTTGGCCGATGGGGAAAGGCTTCCCTTACCCCTGCCCGAACCCGAGCCCCTGGCGGAGTACCTTAGAGTACTTCTAAAAGAGCGAACTTCAGGTAATGGGTCTCCGGGTGGTTGAGGAGGACGGGGTGGTCAAAGCCCTGGCCCCGCTTTTCCAAGACCCTTAGGGTGCGGTGAGCGTCCTGGGCTGCCTCCCGGAGCATTTCGTAAAAAAGGGGCTCGGTGAGGTGATGGCTGCAGCTTGCCGTGGCCAAGACCCCACCCTCCTTCAGGAGCTTGATGGCCCTCAGGTTCACCTCCTTGTAGGCCCGGTAGGCCCGTTCCACGTCCTTCTTGCCCTTGGCGAAGGCCGGGGGGTCCAGGACGATGAGGTCAAACCGCTCCCCCGCTTTTTCTAAGGTTCTCAAGTAGTCAAAGGCGTTGGCCTCCACCGTCTTGAGGTTCAGGCCGTTGAGGCGGGCGTTTTCCTCGGCTCGCTTCAGGGCCTCCGCGGAGCTGTCCACGCTGATCACCTCCTGGAAGCCCAAGGCCAGGTGCAGGCTGAAGCCCCCGGCGTAGCTGAAAACGTCCAAAGCCCGTTCCCCCTGGAAGCGCTCCATGAGGATGCGGTTTTCCCGCTGGTCCAGGTAGGCCCCGGTCTTCTGCCCTTCCAGGAGGTCCACCAGGTAGCGCACCTGCCCTTCCCGCACCATCACCCGCTCGGGCACCTGGCCCAGGAGGGGGCGGACGTAAAGGGGAAGGCCCTCTAGCTCCCGGCTCTTGGCGTCGTTTTTGGCCAGGACGCTCTTGACCAGGGGCCTAAGCCTTTCCGCCACCTGGGGCAGGAGGCCTTCCCAGGCGTGGGCCGTGGCCTGAAGCACGGCGTGGCCGGCATAGTAGTCCACCACGAGCCCGGGGAGGAAGTCCCCCTCGGCGTGGGCCAGGCGGAAGCCGCCTTCAGGCTCCCTTTCCAGATGGGGCAGGCGGCGGCGCAGGGCGGTTTCCAGGTTGTCCAAAAGGGCCTTCGCCGGGTCTTCCGCCGGGCGGAAGCGGTAGGCCCGCACCGTGAGGTCGCTTTGCGGGTTATAGAGGGCTAGGGCCAAGAAGCGCTTTCCCCAGTAGACGGGGTAAAGGCCCGGCGTGTCGGGCCCAGCGAGCACGTCGCGGCGGAAGACCCATAAGTGACGGGCGAGAAGTCGGGCGGCCCCGCGTTCGTTGACGAGAATCCTCACCGCTTCAGTATACTTAGGCGGGGTTGGTTGACGCTTGCCCCCGCGGCCGGTATCATGACCGGCGGGCGCACTTTGCGCATGTTTTCACATAAGGAGGGGCGATGGGAGGCCTGGGACTTATCAAGACCCTAGCGGAGAAGGAGAGGGAGCTCCTTGCCCGCCTCGAGGCCGCCAAGAAGGAGGCGGAAGACCTCCTTAAGCGGGCGGAGGTCGAGGCCAAGGCCCTTTTGGAGGAGGCGGAGGCCAAGGCCAAGGCCCTGGAGCAGGAATTCAAGGAAAAGGAGGCCCGGGAAACCGAAGCCCTCCTGGCCCAGTACCGCAAGCAGGCCGAGGCCGAGGCCCAGGCGGTGAAGGAAAAGGGTCTGGCCCGCCTGCCGGAGGCGGTGGCCCTAGTGCTCCAGGAGGTCTTGCCGTGATCGCCCCCATGGAGAAGCTGGTCCTAGCCGGACCTAAGGCCCGGGCCAAGGAGCTTCTCCATAGCCTGCAGCAGGCGGGGGTGGTGCACCTGGAAACCCTGCGGGTGGCGGAGCTTGCCGAGTACAAGCTCTCCCCCGAGGAGCGGGAGGAGCTAAGGCGCTGGGAGGGGGTGGCGGCGGGGGCCGAGCACGCCCTCACCCTCCTAGGCCAAGAGGTGGCCCCTTCCCGCCCCTTCCCGGAGGGCCTCGAGGCGGCGGAGAAGGCCCTCGCCCCCATCCAGGGCCACGCCGAGGGGCTTTCCCGGCAGAAACAGGAGCTGGAGGAGGAGCTTTCCTTGGCCCAGGCCTACCTGGAGCCCTTGGAAAGGCTCGCCGGTTTGGCCCAGGGCCTGGACCAAAGCCCCTTCTTCCGGGTGGTTCCCTTCCTCCTTACGGAAAAGGAGCTTCCCTTGGTGGAGGAGGCCTTGAAGAAGGCCTTGGAAGACCGCTTCTTCCTGGCCCATGAGCCCTACGCCAAGGGGCTCGCCGCCCTTTTGGTGGTGCACCGCCGGGACCTCGAGGCGGCCAAGGCGGCCTTGTCCCGGGCAGGGGTAGCGGAGCTGCGGCTTCCTGGGGCCTTGGGGGAGCTTCCCCTCTCCCAGGCGGCAAGGCGGCTCAAGGAGCGGGCGGAGGCGGCTCCCCGGGAGCTCTCCGAGGTGCGCCAGAGCCTGGCCAAGCTGGCTAAGGAGGCCACCTCCACCCTGCAAAGCCTCTGGACCCGGGCCAAGGACGAGGTAGCCCGGCTCAAGGCCCTGGAGGAGTTGGCCTCGGGTCGCTTTGGCTTCGCCCTCTTGGGCTACGTGCCCGTGAAGGCCA is drawn from Thermus sp. LT1-2-5 and contains these coding sequences:
- a CDS encoding V-type ATPase subunit subunit G family protein, whose product is MGGLGLIKTLAEKERELLARLEAAKKEAEDLLKRAEVEAKALLEEAEAKAKALEQEFKEKEARETEALLAQYRKQAEAEAQAVKEKGLARLPEAVALVLQEVLP
- a CDS encoding class I SAM-dependent rRNA methyltransferase, whose translation is MRILVNERGAARLLARHLWVFRRDVLAGPDTPGLYPVYWGKRFLALALYNPQSDLTVRAYRFRPAEDPAKALLDNLETALRRRLPHLEREPEGGFRLAHAEGDFLPGLVVDYYAGHAVLQATAHAWEGLLPQVAERLRPLVKSVLAKNDAKSRELEGLPLYVRPLLGQVPERVMVREGQVRYLVDLLEGQKTGAYLDQRENRILMERFQGERALDVFSYAGGFSLHLALGFQEVISVDSSAEALKRAEENARLNGLNLKTVEANAFDYLRTLEKAGERFDLIVLDPPAFAKGKKDVERAYRAYKEVNLRAIKLLKEGGVLATASCSHHLTEPLFYEMLREAAQDAHRTLRVLEKRGQGFDHPVLLNHPETHYLKFALLEVL